A region of the Lagopus muta isolate bLagMut1 chromosome 2, bLagMut1 primary, whole genome shotgun sequence genome:
GAGGGCTCTTCTGGAGTCCCAGGAGGTGCCTCCAAGGTCCCTGGGTGCAGCAGTGAGGGACTCCAGTGCTCCTTcgggcaggagcagggagggaggtggCACTGCAGGGCCATGCTCAGTCCAGGAAGCGTTGGCAGGCTTTTTTCCACCGGCAGGCTGTGCACCACTGGTCCCGGTGCTCGATGCCGTACACCTTACGGCACTTCTTGGCTTCACCACGAACTTTCCTGCAAAGGggcaaagaaatagaaaatgtacCCAATATTGCAAACTTTCAGAGATTTGTGTCTCTGCTACACCTTGAGCATCATTTGGTTGATGTGCAGGAATGCATCCCTCTTGCTCAGGATGTACTTTGCACAGCGAGAGCCTCACCTGGTGCCAAGGGGCACGCGGGGCGGCGAGGCGACGATCAGGTGGGACTTGAGCATCGGCGTGGGAGGTTGGGGTTCACTGAAGCTGAGCGACCGGCTCCGGACCTGCAAGGACATTGAAGACCATGTGGGATAAGGCTGAGGATGTTTACAGCCAGTAGGGAGCCTGGAAACTCCCAAAGGCTCAGGAAGAAAGGATGAGGACTCACCGGTGACAGGGATGGGAGAGTCGAGGTGGCAGTGGCCCAGCTGATGCTGGTGAAGATGTGTGGGGACACTGGAATCTGGATGGAGGGCAACGCCTGTGAGGGGAGATGGGGCAGTCAGCATTAGCCCTGGTGGATTTTGTTCCTGTGTGCCCACGGGCCATCTCCTCCCTGCAAAGACCAGCTTGAGGCAGCCTGAGGTGCCTCCCTTGAGGTGCGGAAGGAATCCCCCACGCAATCCCTCCTCCAAGTGGTGCTGGTGAGCCACTGTGGTAGGGGACAAGGGACAGGGGCCGCAGCTGGGGCGTCTCCAGGTTACCCAAAGCACAGGATCTGGCACGGCCGCATTCCATCTGCGGCTATCTGCAGCAGAAGGGTGTGTTGCATACCACTGCCACATAAATGCAGGCAAGCCGCAGCCATCAGGCAGCCCCTGAGCCCCTGCCCAGCTGCTAAGGGAGCAGGAGGTGGCACCAGCTCACCTGGTAGGCATGATCAGCCTGGATGTGCCAGAAGGAACTGGGTGCAGACTGACTGAGCGAGCTGCTGGCCAGAGCAGGTTCCAGCATCGGTGGCTCCACCAGCAAAGCCTCCGGCTTGGCCAGGGCTTGCTGGATGATGATCGGGGCAGACACCGATGTGGGGCTGGTGTTGGTGGTTGCCTCTGGTGCGGGCTCCTCCTTCACCTGCACTTCAGTGTAGTAAAAATCCTCTTCCCGCTTCCGCTGGTCACAGTCAGCGCTGTCTCTgccaaggagaaaaagggaataaGACTGAATATGCAGCTCCTGTCCCAGGGAAGGGAGGTGCCCAGCTTTGGAGCTCTCACGTTTTAAAGTGTCACGCTGGCTGTGATCAGCACAGCCCCTAGTTCTGCAACAGCACTTAGCACTTTGAAGGAAGATCAACACATCTTTCAGCACCTCCAGAAAGGCTGATAGTGACCAGGCACTGCTCAAAGTCCCCTGCTTTCTAACTGAGCTCATTTAGCATGGCTGCAGACAAGTCCTAAGGTTCATCGATCAGGAAAAAAGCATAAAGGATCTGAGTGTTTTCCCACTATGATTATCTGGCACTGGATGGCAGTCCAGCACTGCCCACTGTAGCACAGCCCTTCCACTGTCATCTCTCATGAAGCATTTGAACAACtaaatcataaaggttggaaaagacctctaagatcatcaagaccaaccatcaagacagaaggagaaaaatgcataTAAGAAAACATGTACAAAAGCACAAGTAAAGCTTTTGTACAAAGCTTCCCACACTCCAAGTTGGTGTACTGAACACAGACCTGAGCCAGACAGATTAGCCCCAAGCACTCTAAGTTCTTGCCTCTGAAAACTTCCAGTGCTGAAGTTGAAGCACAACCCCCCAGATCTCCTGCAAAGCCCAGGGCTCCCTTGCTACAAGGTAGGGACAGGTGACAGCAGTTCAAGTGGTTGAGAACAGCTGGGCTCAGTGCATTGGAACCAAGGCATCTCTGATCTTGGGGATATTTGCTGAAAGAAGGGgactgctggctgccagcacgTTCAGCACAAGGGTGCAAGGATTTCATGGTTCAGCAGGAGCTGAATCTTGTGCCTTACCCGAGGTGCTGGGTCTTGACGTGCCGCTTGATGCCAACGATGGAGCGCAGGACTTTGCCACAGTTCGGCCACAGGCACTTGTACATCACCTTCACTGAGTTCTGGAGGGAGAGACAGCCTATGTCACCAACTGCACGGTGGCAAGGTCCCCTGCAGGGCCACACCTATGGTTCTGGGGTCCCCAGTACCTTTCTCTTCCGCGGAGCCGGCTCGTCGAGAAGAAAGGGATCGGAATCGGTCTCAAAGCCATCATCAGCTGGTGGGGAGCTGAGCGCCTCGCTGGAGTGCTTGGGGCTGCCCTCAGGATGTGGGGGAGATGGGGTGGAGATGTCGCTGCCCCCACTCCAGTGCCCGCTGGTAGTGCTGCTGCCGCTGTCTGACACGTCGCCGCTCTCCTTCCAGGGATCGCACGCTGCCCGTGATGCTGAACACAGGGAACACACAGCCACCATCACCATaaggcactgagagcagccctgaggctAGATAAACTATGGCAGCAGTTTGCTTctagttttaaatgttttaagtgAAGCCTTTGCACCTCTGCTCAGTGCCAGGTCCCAGCTTTATCCCATTTCCCCATAAGCACAACCCTGCAGGGGACAGCCAGCACCAGGGCACGCACATTTCCCACGGCTCCCAGCTGCTATTTTTATCTCTCCAGCTTCATTTGACTCCTTGGGAATGAAAGAGCCTCTAAAAAAAGGAGCAGACAGGCGGTGCTCCCCAGCCCGGGGCTCCCCGGCCTCCCAGGAGGGTGACAGACAGCAGGGTCACCCCATTGGCACGATCCCAAACAGCACCAACGGGCTCCTCCAGGAACCAGCGCTGCTCCTGCTCACCTCCAGCCCAGCACAACCTGTGCCTCAGCTGCTATTTGGCACTGAGCTCAAAGCTCAAGAAGGCCCCTTCAGCATCCAACAGGCACAGTGTATTTCTCcacattccccccccccctttttttttcctggatgttgttattcttatttttcagtgcacaCTCACGGGGGATGCCACTCTCGCTGGCAGGAGGGCTCTGcaccacagggctgcaggagaggCTCGTCAGCACCATGGCTGCAACCATCTCGTCCATCTCCACAGCTGCGTCAGCTTTCCTGTGTTGTAGATGGAGaatgcacagaggaaaaagcagagagacaTCCTGTTAAAAGCAGGAGAGCCAGTGTGCAGAAGGGTGGTTCATCTCACAGAGCAGCGTGGCTCCCACCACCCTCTTGCAGTCTTTAAGTCTTcaggaaagactttttttttcctccctaaagcagcatttgcagaaaataaatcccCTTAATCCTGAATGCAGCCATTCCCTGGATAACCCACGCTCTGGAAAGGCGGAGATATCCCCAACGCCTCACTCCATCACCATAGAACCAGGCATGAGCACTGCAGGAGCCCCTTCCCATCCTGTCAAGATACTACCAGCCCCAGGCACGAACCTCTTGGGGACGTCAATGCTGTTGGACACAGATCTCTGCAGTGCCTCAGGCACATCTTGCAGCCTCCAGCACGTATGTAAGCCCTGTTCTGGCTGCAGCACCTTCACTTTGTCGCTGGGTGGGTTGTGCTGCTCCACCAGCCCTGTGCACTCCTGCCCGCTGTAGGTGACAAGAACCTGAAAAACAGCCAAGGAAAGCATTATTGGTGCTGCGTCCTGATGCACAACCCCACTGCTCAGGGTCCTTCTTTGGCAGCAGGGGGATACTGCAGGGTGTTTGGGGGATGAAGGCTGTCCCAGAGCtgtcagagaatcacagaatggccaggattggaagggacctcaaggatcatgaagctccaaccccctgccacatgcagggccaccaacctccacacttcataccagcccaggctgcccagggccccatccaacctggccttgaacacctccagggatggacggggcatccacagcctctctaagtagcctgttccagcacctcaccactcacatGGTAAAGAACTTCTgcctgacatccaacctgaatcttccctccctcaacttcaaaccatttccccttgtcctgctgttatctcccctttcaaggagttgattcccctcctgtttgtaggctccctttaggtactgaaaggctgccatgaggtcaccccgcagccttcttttctccatgctgaacaagcccagctccctcagcctgtcttcgtaggggatgtgctccagccctctgatcctctctgtggctcctctggaccctctccaacagctctctatctttcttgcactgggggcTCCAAACCTGGACACcgtactgcagatggggccttacaagggcagagtagagatgGACAAAAACCTCTGTGTCCCAGCACACCAATGTGGTGACAGCCTTCACCCCAACCCCACTGCTGAGATCTGCCCTTGGAGCAAGCTCCCCAACTCTGTCAACTTCAcattcagctgctcctctgagCATCATGACTTTGGATGGACTTTTCTCCATTGAATGTGCCTGCTTTTACTTTGCCTGCAGGTCATGTTGCAGCAAGGATGCCCACTACTATCACACCCCCTGGGAAAGCATGTAGATGAGAGGGTAAAAATCCAGAGGAGAAAGAGGTCTCCTGGGCACAGTGATCCTAAAGTCACATCCCAGCTCCTCCCATCACGGCTCTCATGACCAGGAAGAGACATTCAAACCTCACCTGCTCCTCTCTCGCAGTGTCTCCCTTGCTCCTGTGGGCTATTTTCCAGCACAACCACCCATGAGCCTATTTCTGTTAATGGAAATGGATCTGTCCAAAGAAGTTACATGTCTCTCCAGCTATTTATAGGCACAGGAGCATCTCTTTATGGAAATGCTGCGGGTGTCACACGAAGAAGCTGACATGGGATGGACACAGGCACCCATGCATTGACCAGGGAAAAGCACATGGGACCATTCCAGGTGAGACATCTGGCAGAAAGAATGAGGTGGAAAAAGCCACAGCTGCTGGACCAAGGCTAAAAGAGTGAGTGCCAGATCAGTCTGATCTCACTCACAGCTTCCAAAATCCATACCCCTTATCCAATGATCCCAAAAAATAAAGAGGCAAGGCTTCTCTCTGAACACCATCCGTCCCTGtgagtgaggcactgcacagggaggtggcaTCTCCTTTTGACACCAACCCCAGCTGTGTCACACACACTACTTTTAAGTCatttccagcagcaaagcaagcGAGCAGAATCCTCTGCACTGGAGCACATAGGAGAAAACAGCTCTCACTGTCCTGTGGCTTGTAAACACACGGCAGGAGGAATCTGCCCttcccacagcacagtgctgggcacaGGAGGAGCCAGGAAAGTGAACAGGGGCCTTATTTACACGGCCTTTCACAAGCTCTGCCCTTAGTAGCTTTTATAGGTCTGCAGGTAGAAGACAAGAACAAGCGCTGCTCCCCACCCCAGGCAGCACAAGGCCAAAGCACAGCCACCCACAGGACTGGACAGGCATTCTGGGGGATCCACAGCATCCCAGTCCTTCCCTAAGAGCTGCTTCACTGGCTGGGTCTGTGCCACCAACCATGCCCAAGTGGGGTCTCCAGACCCCTTACCCACAGACCCTCAACTGGGGTGGAAAAGCTCTGAAGCTCAAGCAGGTGACATGGGGATCAACACCTCCATAAAGCAAAGCTGGAGGGCTCCTCCTTGGTGTGCTGACATTAACATGGGTTATGGCACAAGCTTATGGAAGAGAAGTCCACCAGGAGACACTGCTGTATGAAAACCATCTCCTTCAGCCTCAAATAACTGATAcccaggctgaatgtggctctgggcagcctggtttagtggCTGGCAAACCtccctgtggcagggaggttgaaactcATCATctgatc
Encoded here:
- the ZNF395 gene encoding zinc finger protein 395, which translates into the protein MASVLSRRLGKRSLLGTRVSAPGALADGVLAAPQMHAVLPDDVSCTQPAEESGLAPRFPSPSRRQQVLVTYSGQECTGLVEQHNPPSDKVKVLQPEQGLHTCWRLQDVPEALQRSVSNSIDVPKRKADAAVEMDEMVAAMVLTSLSCSPVVQSPPASESGIPPSRAACDPWKESGDVSDSGSSTTSGHWSGGSDISTPSPPHPEGSPKHSSEALSSPPADDGFETDSDPFLLDEPAPRKRKNSVKVMYKCLWPNCGKVLRSIVGIKRHVKTQHLGDSADCDQRKREEDFYYTEVQVKEEPAPEATTNTSPTSVSAPIIIQQALAKPEALLVEPPMLEPALASSSLSQSAPSSFWHIQADHAYQALPSIQIPVSPHIFTSISWATATSTLPSLSPVRSRSLSFSEPQPPTPMLKSHLIVASPPRVPLGTRKVRGEAKKCRKVYGIEHRDQWCTACRWKKACQRFLD